GTGAAGTCGGGCGAGGTGTTGGCGGGCGAGATCTGCACGATGCCCGCGTTGACCAGCTGGTCGACGAACGTGAACGAGACACCCGATGAGGCGGCACCGATCACGACGTCGGCGTTGGCGTCGACGAGCTCGGTCGCCGACTGCGTCGCGATGTCGGTGGTCGTGTCGCCGGAGTCGCGCTCGGTGAGCTCGACCGAGAAGGGGAACGCTTCACCCGCTGCCTCGATGTCCTGGATGGCCGCCTTGACACCCGCGACCTCGGGCGGGCCGAGGAAGGCGAGGTTACCCGTGGCGGGCAGGATCGTGCCGACGTGGAACACGCCGTCTGCGGTCGAGGTTCCACCGACAGCCGACGAGGCGCTCGGCTCTGCGGCGTCGCCGCCACCGCCGGCGCAACCGGCGAGGACGAGCGCGCTGGCGCCGACCAGGGCGATACCGCCGAGGAGTCGGGCGCTGCGCGTGCGCGGGAAGACGTTCATAGTGCTCCTTGCTGTGGATGAACGCGGGGGTGGACCCCGTGGGTCCTGATGTCCTCAACCTAATCGGACGCAGGTTTTCCGGATGTTGCCGTTCGTTAACGATGTGCGTCGTCGTGGTCACGGCCGCATAACGGCGGGTGAGACGACGCCGTATCCGGCCATCCGAGTGCGCGCCCGGGCACTGAGCCGGGAGGCGACGGGCGCCGGATGGGAGCGGACGCGGAGCCGGCGCCTGCCGGGGTCAGACCGGTTCGGTCACGTCGTCGACGACGCGCCGGTGGCGCCGCGACGCCAAGATCGAGTCGACGCTCAGGATCACCAGCGCCACCCAGACCAGGGCGAAACCGATCCACCGCTCGGCCGTCATGGGTTCGTGCAGCACCCACACCCCGATGGCGAACTGGATGATGGGCGCGACGAACTGCAGCAGACCGATCACCGTCAGCGGCACCCGCCGGGCACCCGAGGCGAAGAGCAGCAGCGGCACGGCGGTCACGGCCCCGGCCGACAGCAGCAGGGCGGTGTGCAGCGTTCCGACGGCGCCGAGGGTGATTCCCGAGACGCTCGCGACGACGAACAGCTGGATGACGGCGACCGGGAGCAACCAGAGCGACTCGAGGGTCAGGCCGCTCACGGCATCCACCGACGGCCCGATCTGCTTCTTCACCAGGCCGTAGACGCCGAAGGAGGCCGCCAGCGTGAGTGCGATCCACGGGAAGGCGCCGTAGCCGACCACGATGACGACGACGGCGAGGACGGCGATGCCGATCGCGATCCACGGCAGCACCCTCAGCCGTTCCCGCAGGACGACCACACCGAGCAGCACGGTCACGATCGGATTGATGAAGTACCCCAGGCTCGTCTCGATGACGTGCTCGGTGAGCGCGCCGATGAGATACGTCTGCCAGTTGACGTAGATGAGCACGCCGGCCAGCGCCGTGAGCGCCATCAGGCGGGGCTGCCGCACGATCGCGAGGAAGGGTCGCCACGCGCGCAGCACCGTCAGCAGCAGCAGACAGAACGCGAAGGCCAGGATGATGCGCCACGCGACGACCTCGAACGGATCGGTGGGCTTGAGCTGGAGGAAGTAGATCGGCAGGACGCCCCAGAGCAGGTAGGCGCCGAGCGCGTACAGGGCGCCGCGCGTCGTTCCGCCGGCAGGTGCGGGTGGAGCGGGGGTCACCGACTCAGCCTACGCGCGCGCCTCCGCGCCGGACCGCCGCGCATGCGGCCTTTCCTGCCAGGTATCGCCGCCCGCACCCGGTCGGCGGATCCCCCCGGGAGACGGAGACGACGAGGGCCCCGGATGCCGAAGCACCCGGGGCCCTCGCGAAGGTCACGCGATCAGCGGACGACGACCGCCAGGACGTCGCGAGCCGAGAGCACGAGGTACTCCTCGGCGCCGAACTTCACCTCGGTGCCGCCGTACTTGCTGTAGAGCACGCGGTCGCCGACGGCGACGTCGAGGGGGACGCGGTTGCCGTTGTCGTCGATACGGCCGGGGCCGACGGCGACGACTTCGCCCTCCTGCGGCTTCTCCTTGGCGGTGTCGGGGATGACGAGACCACTCGCGGTGGTCTGCTCAGCCTCGACCTGCTTGATGACGATGCGGTCCTCGAGCGGCTTGATGGAAACCGACACGGTCTACCTCTTTCTCGTTACAGAAGACTTGTCAGCACTCACGCGGGGAGAGTGCTAAAGCGAGTCTAGAGAAGCGCTGGCACTCGTGCAATGCGAGTGCCAATCCGGGAGCGCATCGTGAGCAGTGGTCGAGCGCGTGAGCCGGAAGGCGCGGGTCCTCGGCCACCTCGCGCAGCACCCGGACGCGAGGTCCGAGGCGGGCGAAGTATTGCACTTCCGCGCGACTGTGCCTACCCGTTTCACCTGCCCTTTCATCCGCTCGCGCGGTGTGCAACACTCGTGGCACAGCGTCGACAGCGTGCAGGGGGCACGAGTCGATGGAACACGATCGGGCTCATCGGAGAGCTCAGAGAGTCGGGGGAATCCAGGAGTGCCTGCGGCGTTCCTGCGTGCCCTCGGGGGGTCGAAACACATGGTCACGCCGTACTACTTGGCGATCGATGTCGGGACGAGCAGGACGGCGGCTGCCACCGCACGCTCCGCACCGGATGGGGCCCTTCTCGCGGCGCCGCTGCCGCTCGGCCGCAACGCCGACAGCACCCCGACGACGGTCTTCATCTCCGACGGCGGACTGCTGTTCGGCGACGCGGCGGAGCGACGGGGAACGGCGCAGCCCGAACGCCTCGTGCGCGAGTTCAAGCGCCGCATCGGAGACGACGTCCCCATCGTCGCCGGCGACCGGCGGTTCTCTGCGCAAGACCTCTACGCGCTTGTCGTGGGATGGGTGATCGGCACCGCCGTCGAGCGGGAGGGCCAGCACCCCGCGGGGATCGCCGTCTCGGTCCCCGTGACCTGGGGCGAATACCGCACGCAGCTGGTGCAGGATGCCATCGGGCGGCTCGGCTGGAGCGACGTGCAGGTGATCACCGAACCCGAGGCGGCCGCGCGGCACTACGAGGCGACGCACCCCCTCGACACGGGACGCGCCCTCGCGGTCTACGACTTCGGCGGCGGCACCTTCGACACCGTCATCCTGCAGAAGACGGCGGACGGCCGCGTCGACTTCGTCGGCAGCCCCGTCGGCATCCCGGATCTGGGCGGCGCCGACTTCGACGACATCGTGCTGCGCCACACCCTGCGCGCAGCCGACATCCCGGCATCCGCCCTCGCGGGCGTCGACGCCGACGCGGGGCTGCGCATGGCGCTGGCGTCGTTGCGACGGGAATGCGTCGACGCGAAGGAATCGCTGTCGTTCGACGGCGAAGCGGTCGTGCCGGTGCTCATCGGTGACGGGCACGGTGCCGTCCGTCTGACCCGCGCCGAGTTCGAGGACATGGTCGAACCCGAGATCGAGCGGACGGTCGAGGTGCTCGAGGACGCGCTCGCGCAGTCGGGACTGACGGCCGACGACCTCGACGCGATCCTGCTCACGGGCGGCACCTCGCGCATCCCGCGGGTCGCCCAGCTGCTGTCGGAGCGATTCGACCGCCCCATCGCCGTGGACGCGGACCCCAAGGCGATCATCGCCCTCGGTGCCGCCCGCACCGCCGCCGCGAGCGCCGCCACCGGGCACGCGTTCCCGCCGGCCGCCGTCGACGTCGTGGAGGACCCCGTCGAGGACGAGGACGAGGACGACGACGCGGTCGCCGACGCCGGCTTCACCCCCGAGCATGCGCAGAGGCGCGCGCCCTGGTTTCGTCGACTTCCCGCCACGGCGTACGTCGCGGCGGGGGTCGCCGCGCTGACCGTGAGCGTCGGCGTGATCAGCGTGCCGGCGCTGGGGATCGGCATCCTCGCCCGCACCGGCATGGGCGTCACCTCGCAGCCCCTCGCCGCCGACCTCGAGGTGAGCCTGTTCGACGCCCTCGACATGCCGTCCTCTCCCCCGCCGAGCATCGCCGCCCCCGACGCCCAGACCGTCGTCGAGCAGCCGGCGTCCCCCGAGGAGGCCGGCGCACCCGACGCACCGCGTGACGAGCAGCCGAGCGAAGAACGCCGCCGCACCCCGCAACGACTCACTCCGCAGGCCGCCGAGCAGCGCAGTCCCTCCCCCTCGACCGGCCAGCAGCAGGCTTCCGGCGGCGGCGCGGGCGGCAGCGGCGGCGGGAGCAACTCCTCCGCCGGCGGCTCCGCGCCCGCGACCGGGCCCTCGTCGTCGACCGCGGCGGAGCAGCCCGCCCCGGCCTCCACACCGCCTGCCGAGCCGACCCCCGATGCGCCCGCGACCTCCGACCCCGCCCCGACGGTGCCCGCGACCCAGGAGCCGGCGCCGACCGATCCTCCCGCGACGGACCCCCCGGTGACCCAGGAGCCGGCACCCTCGCCGACCGGCGAGAACCCGCCGCCCGCCGAATCGTCGACCCCGCCCGCCGAGCAGCCGGCCGATTCGACGGCGCCGGAACCCCCGGCATCCGCCACCGGCGAGCCCACCCCCTGACGCGCCCATCGGAACGAGAGCACCGCCGATGACGATCACCACCACGCCCTCCGATGCTGCCCCCGGCGACCTGGACGCCCTTCTGCTGCCGCGTGTCGCCCGCACGCTGCTCGACGCCTCGATCGCGTCGTCCGAGCCCGCTCCTCTCGCCGTGGTCGGTACCGCCGGCTCGGGGAAGTCGCGCGTGCTGAGGCGCCTCTTCGCGGCGCTGCGGGCAGCCGGGGCCCATCCCGTCGCGCTGACCCACCTGGGCGAGCTGCCCGCGGCATCCGGCTCGGTCGTCGTGGTCGACGACGCGCACCTGCTGGACGACCGGACGCTGACCGCGCTGGCGGATCGCCTGCGCATGGGCACGCTGACGGTCGTCCTCTCCACCCGCCCCGACCCGGAGTCGCCGACGCTGCGCGCCCTCATCGAGGACATCGAGCGTCACCAGCCGCCGATGCTGCTCGGGCACGTCTCGATGGCGGACGTCACCGCGCACCTGGGCGTGGAGGCCACCGACGCCTCGCGGGCGTGCGTCACCCGCGTGCTCGAGGGCACCGGCGGCCTCGCCTGGCTGACGGCGGAGGCTCTGATGCTGCACGGCGACGCCGTCTGCGACGGGCGGTGCGACCACGACGAGATCTCCGGGTCGCTCGCCGACCTCGTCTCGCACCGGATCGACTCGCTCGATCCCTCCCTGCGACTCGCCGTCGAAGCGCTGTGCCTCGACGAACGTGCGGCGCTCGATGCCGGCGCCGGACCCGCCTGCGCCGCCGGCTACGACGCCGGGCTGCTGCAGCGCGGTGGGCGCACGGTGCCGCTCGTGCGCGACGCGGTGCGCGCACGGCTGACCCCCGACCGCCTGCTCGAGTTGTATTCGGCGCGGCTGGTGCGCGACGCCGCCTCGGTGCAGGCGCTGCTGGGCGACGCGACGGACGCGCGCGTGGCATCCGCCCTGCTCGCCGACGGCGATCGCGAGCTCTCCCGCGACCCCGCCAAGGCCGCCGAACTCTACGCGGCGGCCGACCGCGCCGGCGCAGCTCCGGAGAAGCTCGCGCTGCGCCAGGCGCGCGCCGCCTGGGCACGCGGAGACCTGGATGCCGCGGGATCGTTCGTGGACCGCCTGCTCGCGGGTCCCGTCGCGCCGGCCGACGAGGCGCTGGACATGGCCGCCGCCGTCTGGGCGATGCGCGGGGACATGGAGCTCGGCGCACAGGTCTACCGCAGCGGCATCCCGACGACGCCGGAGAGCCGGGCGAAGTGGCTGATCGCCGCGACCGGCGCCGGCCACCCCGACCCCGCCCGCCTCCCCGCCCCCGCCGCGACCCGGACGATCCCGACCGCGTACGGCGTCTCGCTCGAGCTGCTCTCGCGGGGCCTGCGCGCGACGCTGGACACCGACGACCACGACGGCCTGCAGGACCTCGTCCGCGCGAGCGAGATGTACACCGCGTCGGGAAGCGACTTCCCGCTGCCGGAGCTCCCGGCCGTGATCGCCGCGCTCGTCGCCCTGCACCGGGGTGAGGCGGCGGTGGCGCAGCGGGTGCTGGATGCCGCGATCGCGGGCGAGCAGGGCGGTTCGTGGGCGGCGCCGAGATTGCTGCTGTGGCGCGCGTGGGTGGCGGTGCAGCGCGAGCACCCCGTCGAGGCCGAGAACGCCCTGCGTACCGCGACCGCCGGGCGCCCCCTCGGCGCGCGCGACCGCCTGCTCGCCGACGCCGTCGAGCTGGGACTCGTCCGGCGCAACGGCCAGCCTTCCGAGCTCGCCCCCGTCTGGCAGCGCGCACAGCAATCCCTGCTGCGCGTGCAGGTCGACCTGTTCACCCTGGTCCCGCTCGGAGAGTTCGCCGTCTCGGCGGCGCGCGTCGGCGAGATCGCCGCG
The DNA window shown above is from Microbacterium proteolyticum and carries:
- a CDS encoding Hsp70 family protein, coding for MPAAFLRALGGSKHMVTPYYLAIDVGTSRTAAATARSAPDGALLAAPLPLGRNADSTPTTVFISDGGLLFGDAAERRGTAQPERLVREFKRRIGDDVPIVAGDRRFSAQDLYALVVGWVIGTAVEREGQHPAGIAVSVPVTWGEYRTQLVQDAIGRLGWSDVQVITEPEAAARHYEATHPLDTGRALAVYDFGGGTFDTVILQKTADGRVDFVGSPVGIPDLGGADFDDIVLRHTLRAADIPASALAGVDADAGLRMALASLRRECVDAKESLSFDGEAVVPVLIGDGHGAVRLTRAEFEDMVEPEIERTVEVLEDALAQSGLTADDLDAILLTGGTSRIPRVAQLLSERFDRPIAVDADPKAIIALGAARTAAASAATGHAFPPAAVDVVEDPVEDEDEDDDAVADAGFTPEHAQRRAPWFRRLPATAYVAAGVAALTVSVGVISVPALGIGILARTGMGVTSQPLAADLEVSLFDALDMPSSPPPSIAAPDAQTVVEQPASPEEAGAPDAPRDEQPSEERRRTPQRLTPQAAEQRSPSPSTGQQQASGGGAGGSGGGSNSSAGGSAPATGPSSSTAAEQPAPASTPPAEPTPDAPATSDPAPTVPATQEPAPTDPPATDPPVTQEPAPSPTGENPPPAESSTPPAEQPADSTAPEPPASATGEPTP
- the rarD gene encoding EamA family transporter RarD, with translation MTPAPPAPAGGTTRGALYALGAYLLWGVLPIYFLQLKPTDPFEVVAWRIILAFAFCLLLLTVLRAWRPFLAIVRQPRLMALTALAGVLIYVNWQTYLIGALTEHVIETSLGYFINPIVTVLLGVVVLRERLRVLPWIAIGIAVLAVVVIVVGYGAFPWIALTLAASFGVYGLVKKQIGPSVDAVSGLTLESLWLLPVAVIQLFVVASVSGITLGAVGTLHTALLLSAGAVTAVPLLLFASGARRVPLTVIGLLQFVAPIIQFAIGVWVLHEPMTAERWIGFALVWVALVILSVDSILASRRHRRVVDDVTEPV
- the groES gene encoding co-chaperone GroES gives rise to the protein MSVSIKPLEDRIVIKQVEAEQTTASGLVIPDTAKEKPQEGEVVAVGPGRIDDNGNRVPLDVAVGDRVLYSKYGGTEVKFGAEEYLVLSARDVLAVVVR